A genomic window from Streptomyces sp. HUAS YS2 includes:
- a CDS encoding DUF2182 domain-containing protein — translation MTVLAAVAWVLVADQARGMGIEPGTMGMGIPLFLLMWLIMMIAMMFPSVAPVAITWARTIRRQSTGAARVGRLSQFTAGYLLVWTAFGLAVYGILAATGPLVDDHPDAGRWIGAAAFLLAGLQQLGPLKDICLRHCRSPMGQLVRYAGFRPRARDLRVGLHHGAFCVGCCWGLMIVLIPLGVMNVLAMAALSVVIFVEKLWRYGPVLASVVGVTFLVLAVLAPFQPWLLPGLEPPAEPMQDMEMLGVR, via the coding sequence ATGACCGTGCTCGCCGCGGTGGCCTGGGTCCTCGTCGCCGACCAGGCCCGCGGCATGGGGATCGAGCCGGGAACCATGGGGATGGGCATCCCCCTGTTCCTGCTGATGTGGCTGATCATGATGATCGCCATGATGTTCCCGTCCGTGGCCCCGGTGGCGATCACCTGGGCGCGGACCATCCGCCGTCAGTCGACCGGCGCGGCCCGGGTCGGCCGGCTCAGCCAGTTCACCGCGGGCTACCTGCTGGTCTGGACGGCCTTCGGGCTGGCCGTGTACGGCATCCTCGCCGCCACCGGCCCCCTCGTCGACGACCATCCCGACGCGGGGCGCTGGATCGGCGCGGCGGCCTTCCTGCTCGCGGGGCTGCAGCAGCTCGGCCCGCTCAAGGACATCTGCCTGCGGCACTGCCGCAGCCCCATGGGGCAGCTGGTGCGGTACGCGGGGTTCCGGCCGCGCGCCCGCGACCTGCGGGTCGGGCTGCACCACGGGGCGTTCTGCGTCGGCTGCTGCTGGGGGCTGATGATCGTCCTGATTCCGCTCGGCGTGATGAACGTCCTGGCCATGGCCGCGCTCTCGGTGGTGATCTTCGTGGAGAAGCTGTGGCGCTACGGCCCGGTGCTTGCGTCCGTCGTCGGCGTCACGTTCCTGGTCCTCGCGGTCCTGGCCCCGTTCCAGCCCTGGCTGCTCCCGGGCCTGGAGCCGCCGGCGGAGCCGATGCAGGACATGGAGATGCTGGGCGTGCGGTGA
- the groL gene encoding chaperonin GroEL (60 kDa chaperone family; promotes refolding of misfolded polypeptides especially under stressful conditions; forms two stacked rings of heptamers to form a barrel-shaped 14mer; ends can be capped by GroES; misfolded proteins enter the barrel where they are refolded when GroES binds), with translation MAKIIAFDEEARRGLERGMNQLADAVKVTLGPKGRNVVLEKKWGAPTITNDGVSIAKEIELEDPYEKIGAELVKEVAKKTDDVAGDGTTTATVLAQALVREGLRNVAAGANPMALKRGIEKAVEAVSGALLEQAKDVETKEQIASTASISAADTQIGELIAEAMDKVGKEGVITVEESQTFGLELELTEGMRFDKGYISAYFATDMERMEASLDDPYILIVNSKVSNVKDLLPLLEKVMQSGKPLLIIAEDVEGEALSTLVVNKIRGTFKSVAVKAPGFGDRRKAMLNDIAILTGGTVISEEVGLKLENAGLDLLGRARKVVITKDETTIVDGAGDSEQVAGRVNQIRAEIENSDSDYDREKLQERLAKLAGGVAVIKAGAATEVELKERKHRIEDAVRNAKAAVEEGIVAGGGVALLQASSVFEKLDLEGDEATGANAVKLALEAPLKQIAVNGGLEGGVVVEKVRNLAVGHGLNAATGEYVDMIASGIIDPAKVTRSALQNAASIAALFLTTEAVIADKPEKASAAAPGGMPGGDMDF, from the coding sequence ATGGCCAAGATCATCGCGTTCGACGAGGAGGCCCGGCGCGGTCTCGAGCGCGGCATGAACCAGCTCGCTGACGCCGTCAAGGTCACCCTCGGCCCGAAGGGTCGCAACGTCGTCCTCGAGAAGAAGTGGGGCGCCCCCACGATCACCAACGATGGTGTCTCCATCGCCAAGGAGATCGAGCTCGAGGACCCGTACGAGAAGATCGGCGCCGAGCTGGTCAAGGAAGTCGCCAAGAAGACGGACGACGTCGCCGGTGACGGTACGACCACCGCGACCGTTCTGGCCCAGGCCCTGGTCCGCGAGGGCCTGCGCAACGTGGCCGCCGGCGCCAACCCGATGGCGCTGAAGCGCGGCATCGAGAAGGCCGTCGAGGCCGTCTCCGGCGCCCTGCTCGAGCAGGCGAAGGATGTCGAGACCAAGGAGCAGATCGCTTCCACGGCCTCCATCTCCGCCGCCGACACCCAGATCGGCGAGCTCATCGCCGAGGCCATGGACAAGGTCGGCAAGGAAGGCGTCATCACCGTCGAGGAGTCGCAGACCTTCGGTCTGGAGCTCGAGCTCACCGAGGGCATGCGCTTCGACAAGGGCTACATCTCGGCGTACTTCGCCACCGACATGGAGCGTATGGAGGCGTCGCTCGACGACCCGTACATCCTCATCGTCAACTCCAAGGTCAGCAACGTGAAGGACCTCCTTCCGCTGCTGGAGAAGGTCATGCAGTCCGGCAAGCCGCTGCTGATCATCGCCGAGGACGTCGAGGGCGAGGCCCTGTCCACGCTCGTCGTGAACAAGATCCGCGGCACCTTCAAGTCCGTCGCCGTCAAGGCCCCGGGCTTCGGCGACCGCCGCAAGGCCATGCTGAACGACATCGCGATCCTCACGGGCGGCACGGTCATCTCCGAGGAGGTCGGTCTCAAGCTCGAGAACGCCGGCCTGGACCTGCTGGGCCGCGCCCGCAAGGTCGTCATCACCAAGGACGAGACCACCATCGTCGACGGCGCCGGTGACAGCGAGCAGGTCGCGGGCCGCGTGAACCAGATCCGCGCCGAGATCGAGAACTCCGACTCGGACTACGACCGCGAGAAGCTCCAGGAGCGCCTCGCGAAGCTGGCCGGCGGCGTGGCCGTCATCAAGGCCGGTGCCGCGACCGAGGTCGAGCTCAAGGAGCGCAAGCACCGCATCGAGGACGCCGTTCGCAACGCGAAGGCGGCCGTCGAGGAGGGCATCGTCGCCGGTGGTGGCGTGGCCCTGCTGCAGGCCTCCTCGGTCTTCGAGAAGCTGGACCTCGAGGGTGACGAGGCGACCGGCGCCAACGCCGTGAAGCTGGCCCTGGAGGCCCCGCTGAAGCAGATCGCCGTCAACGGTGGTCTCGAGGGCGGCGTCGTCGTGGAGAAGGTGCGCAACCTGGCCGTCGGCCACGGTCTGAACGCCGCCACGGGCGAGTACGTCGACATGATCGCCTCCGGCATCATCGACCCGGCGAAGGTCACCCGCTCCGCGCTGCAGAACGCGGCCTCCATCGCCGCGCTGTTCCTCACCACCGAGGCCGTCATCGCCGACAAGCCGGAGAAGGCCTCCGCGGCCGCTCCGGGCGGCATGCCCGGCGGTGACATGGACTTCTGA
- a CDS encoding DUF1326 domain-containing protein produces MTETAATTPTIPKWHVAGDWFDTCRCNVPCPCTFAQPPTFGECDGVLAWHVNEGRYGDVTLDGLNVMMLGQFTGNVWAEHSDAYAAVFLDERADDSQREALMMIFSGQAGSWPHEMVTMFGAEMRGMGVAPITFEVADDLSGWRVSIPGKVTASAEALTGPTTPEGARVQSMNMPGSETGPGQVVTWGRATADSVDAFGFEWSREGQSSKHIPFDWSGP; encoded by the coding sequence ATGACCGAGACCGCAGCCACCACCCCCACCATCCCGAAGTGGCACGTGGCCGGGGACTGGTTCGACACCTGCCGGTGCAACGTGCCGTGCCCGTGCACCTTCGCCCAGCCTCCGACGTTCGGCGAGTGCGACGGCGTCCTCGCCTGGCACGTCAACGAGGGCCGGTACGGGGACGTGACCCTGGACGGCCTCAACGTCATGATGCTCGGACAATTCACCGGCAACGTGTGGGCCGAGCACTCCGACGCCTACGCCGCCGTCTTCCTCGACGAGCGCGCGGACGACTCCCAGCGCGAAGCGCTCATGATGATCTTCAGCGGGCAGGCGGGCAGCTGGCCCCACGAGATGGTGACCATGTTCGGGGCCGAGATGCGGGGCATGGGCGTCGCGCCGATCACGTTCGAGGTCGCGGACGACCTCTCCGGCTGGCGCGTGTCCATCCCCGGCAAGGTCACGGCGAGCGCCGAGGCCCTGACCGGCCCCACGACCCCCGAGGGCGCCCGCGTCCAGTCGATGAACATGCCGGGCAGCGAGACCGGCCCCGGACAGGTCGTGACCTGGGGCCGGGCGACGGCCGACAGCGTCGACGCGTTCGGCTTCGAGTGGAGCCGCGAGGGCCAGTCCAGCAAGCACATCCCGTTCGACTGGTCGGGACCGTGA
- a CDS encoding GNAT family N-acetyltransferase encodes MDDESSAEELVVPRLAAASPAGEEFVLRRWEMTDLPLVQEASTDPYIPLTTSVPPMYSRAEGEAFVRRQWTRAETGTGYPFVVERRSDARPLGGIGLWLRDLPDGRATIGYWISPRCRGAGAAGTALNAVAAWALGELRIPRLQLFIEPWNTASCRTAERAGFTREGLLRSWQEIGGQRRDMVLYGRVEPAPLVASV; translated from the coding sequence GTGGACGACGAGTCGAGCGCCGAAGAGCTGGTGGTGCCGCGGCTTGCAGCGGCTTCTCCGGCCGGTGAGGAGTTCGTCCTGCGGCGCTGGGAGATGACCGACCTCCCCCTCGTGCAGGAGGCGTCGACGGACCCGTACATCCCGCTGACCACCTCCGTCCCGCCGATGTACAGCCGGGCGGAGGGCGAGGCGTTCGTCCGACGCCAGTGGACCCGGGCCGAGACCGGGACCGGCTACCCCTTCGTCGTCGAGCGCCGCTCCGACGCCCGCCCCCTCGGCGGCATCGGCCTGTGGCTGCGCGACCTCCCGGACGGCCGCGCGACCATCGGGTACTGGATCTCCCCGCGCTGCCGGGGCGCCGGCGCGGCGGGCACGGCGCTGAACGCGGTCGCGGCCTGGGCGCTGGGGGAGTTGCGGATACCGCGCCTCCAACTGTTCATCGAGCCGTGGAACACGGCCTCCTGCCGGACCGCGGAGCGCGCCGGGTTCACCCGGGAGGGACTGCTGCGGTCCTGGCAGGAGATCGGCGGGCAGCGGCGGGACATGGTGCTGTACGGACGGGTCGAACCGGCGCCCCTGGTCGCCTCGGTCTGA
- a CDS encoding serine hydrolase domain-containing protein, giving the protein MRTGRPSALRRLVVTGIATAALTVGAAVPAAMAAPGAEPTTVSAAPSGAAFDPEPLRRLIDPLPGHEAGALLRVDGPGRGPLWTGTAGPVSADDHVRIGSVTKVFTHTVALQLAAERRLDLDAPVRQYLPELIPAAYGAVTVRQLLDHTSGFPAPAPVPGPGDGPGWWLRGVAPADGVREAFARAERDEMWQAHRPAAGAVQQYNGVNTTVVGLLIEEVTGNSFRDELDRRILRPLQLRDTSLPAADDTSLPAPHTRVRVGGDDVTEQSPYPWAEGGMISTAADLDRFLTALFRGRLLPPAQQKLVFAVPDVPSAPGNKHCLDGTACFSPAGLMRVRLDNGVTVWGKTGSRPGWDTGFFATRDLDRRFVYSLNPTYTADSRTYLTYLLQLTGAAFARS; this is encoded by the coding sequence ATGCGCACCGGACGTCCCTCCGCCCTTCGCCGCCTCGTCGTCACCGGCATCGCCACCGCGGCCCTCACGGTCGGCGCGGCCGTCCCCGCCGCGATGGCCGCGCCCGGCGCCGAGCCCACCACGGTCTCCGCCGCCCCCTCCGGCGCCGCCTTCGACCCCGAGCCGCTGCGCCGGCTGATCGACCCCCTGCCCGGCCACGAGGCGGGGGCGCTGCTGAGGGTCGACGGACCCGGTCGCGGCCCGCTGTGGACGGGAACGGCGGGGCCGGTCTCCGCCGACGACCACGTGCGCATCGGCAGCGTGACGAAGGTCTTCACGCACACCGTCGCGCTCCAGCTGGCCGCCGAGCGCCGCCTCGACCTCGACGCGCCCGTACGGCAGTACCTGCCCGAGCTGATCCCCGCCGCGTACGGCGCCGTCACGGTTCGCCAACTCCTCGACCACACCAGCGGTTTCCCGGCACCCGCCCCGGTGCCCGGCCCCGGCGACGGCCCCGGCTGGTGGCTGCGCGGCGTGGCCCCGGCGGACGGCGTCCGCGAGGCGTTCGCACGCGCCGAGCGGGACGAGATGTGGCAGGCGCACCGCCCCGCGGCCGGTGCGGTGCAGCAGTACAACGGCGTCAACACGACGGTCGTCGGCCTGCTGATCGAGGAGGTCACCGGCAACAGCTTCCGGGACGAGCTCGACCGTCGGATCCTGCGCCCGCTCCAGCTGCGCGACACCAGCCTGCCGGCCGCCGACGACACCTCGCTGCCCGCGCCGCACACGCGCGTACGCGTCGGCGGGGACGACGTCACCGAGCAGAGCCCGTACCCCTGGGCGGAGGGCGGCATGATCTCCACCGCCGCCGACCTCGACCGCTTCCTCACGGCGCTCTTCCGAGGCCGCCTCCTCCCGCCCGCCCAGCAGAAGCTGGTGTTCGCGGTCCCGGACGTCCCCAGCGCGCCGGGCAACAAGCACTGCCTCGACGGGACGGCCTGCTTCAGCCCGGCCGGCCTGATGCGCGTCCGGCTCGACAACGGCGTCACCGTCTGGGGCAAGACGGGCTCCCGCCCCGGCTGGGACACCGGCTTCTTCGCCACCCGCGACCTGGACCGTCGCTTCGTCTACTCCCTCAACCCCACCTACACGGCGGACTCCCGCACCTACCTGACCTACCTCCTCCAGCTGACCGGCGCGGCCTTCGCCCGCTCCTAG
- a CDS encoding alpha/beta hydrolase, whose protein sequence is MTTYRRNALLLALSAATVAAALPAATASAAGTASAPGSGLAWRNCAVAGGPAGQECADLSVPLDYREPAGRQVTIAVSRIKSTRPEARRGTLMVIPGGPGSSGVQRLTQKGARLAQETGGAYDLVAFDPRGVGGSTRANCGLDAADRYMVTLRSWPGADGSIEDNVARSKRIAEACRRNGGPVLDSLTTHNQARDLDRLREALGEERISAWGTSYGTYVAAVYAQKFPQRTDRWVLDSSADPNPKRVAQGWMRDMARGADDRFPDFAAWAAHPDRAGDGLRLADRPEDVRPLFIALAARLDTTPVPSTTPGVEVNGNVLRQALQNSLYSDSAFPGLARLIKAAQDPAAADDPARRPALPPQLTQPMSDEDAAITVGVICNDVRWTGSVPAYRRAVAADRAVHPLTAGLPANITPCSFWKAPAEKPTRLTDEGPSNILMVQSLRDPSTPYTSGLKMRAALGDKARLVTVDQGGHGLYLGNGNACTDTTVTRFLLTGERPEQDTTCAN, encoded by the coding sequence ATGACCACTTACCGGCGCAACGCCCTCCTCCTCGCCCTCTCCGCCGCCACCGTCGCGGCGGCCCTGCCCGCCGCGACCGCCTCCGCCGCGGGGACCGCCTCCGCCCCGGGCAGCGGCCTCGCCTGGCGGAACTGCGCCGTCGCCGGCGGGCCCGCCGGCCAGGAGTGCGCCGACCTCTCCGTCCCGCTGGACTACCGCGAGCCGGCCGGCCGCCAGGTGACCATCGCCGTCTCCCGGATCAAGAGCACCCGGCCCGAGGCGCGGCGCGGCACGCTCATGGTGATCCCCGGCGGCCCCGGCAGCTCCGGCGTGCAGCGGCTCACCCAGAAGGGCGCCCGGCTCGCACAGGAGACGGGCGGGGCGTACGACCTCGTCGCCTTCGACCCGCGCGGCGTCGGCGGCAGCACCCGCGCGAACTGCGGTCTCGACGCGGCCGACCGGTACATGGTGACGCTGCGGTCCTGGCCGGGCGCGGACGGCTCGATCGAGGACAACGTCGCACGCTCCAAGCGCATCGCCGAGGCCTGCCGCCGCAACGGCGGCCCGGTCCTCGACAGCCTGACCACCCACAACCAGGCCCGCGACCTGGACCGGCTGCGGGAGGCCCTCGGCGAGGAGAGGATCTCCGCCTGGGGCACCTCGTACGGCACGTACGTCGCCGCCGTGTACGCGCAGAAGTTCCCGCAGCGCACGGACCGCTGGGTCCTCGACAGCAGCGCCGACCCGAACCCGAAGCGCGTCGCGCAGGGCTGGATGCGCGACATGGCGCGCGGCGCGGACGACCGTTTCCCCGACTTCGCCGCCTGGGCCGCGCACCCCGACCGCGCCGGCGACGGACTGCGGCTGGCCGACCGGCCCGAGGACGTCCGCCCGCTCTTCATCGCCCTCGCCGCCCGCCTCGACACCACGCCCGTCCCGAGCACCACGCCGGGCGTCGAGGTCAACGGGAACGTGCTCCGGCAGGCCCTGCAGAACTCCCTCTACAGCGACTCCGCCTTCCCCGGCCTCGCCCGCCTGATCAAGGCCGCCCAGGACCCGGCCGCCGCCGACGACCCCGCCCGCCGGCCCGCGCTGCCGCCGCAGCTGACCCAGCCGATGAGCGACGAGGACGCGGCGATCACCGTCGGCGTCATCTGCAACGACGTCCGCTGGACCGGCTCTGTCCCGGCCTACCGGCGCGCCGTCGCCGCCGACCGCGCCGTGCACCCGCTCACCGCCGGGCTGCCCGCGAACATCACGCCCTGCTCCTTCTGGAAGGCCCCGGCCGAGAAGCCCACCCGGCTGACCGACGAAGGCCCCTCCAACATCCTCATGGTCCAGAGCCTGCGCGACCCGTCCACCCCGTACACCAGCGGCCTGAAGATGCGCGCGGCCCTCGGTGACAAGGCCCGCCTCGTCACCGTCGACCAGGGCGGTCACGGCCTCTACCTGGGCAACGGCAACGCCTGCACCGACACCACGGTGACCCGCTTCCTGCTCACCGGCGAGCGCCCGGAGCAGGACACGACCTGCGCGAACTGA
- a CDS encoding cold-shock protein: MAQGTVKWFNAEKGYGFIAVDGGADVFVHYSAIQMDGYRTLEEGQRVEFEISQGQKGPQADMVKLAV, translated from the coding sequence ATGGCTCAGGGCACCGTCAAGTGGTTCAACGCGGAGAAGGGCTACGGCTTCATCGCGGTCGACGGTGGTGCGGATGTTTTCGTCCACTACAGCGCGATCCAGATGGACGGCTACCGCACCCTTGAAGAGGGTCAGCGGGTCGAGTTCGAGATCTCGCAGGGCCAGAAGGGTCCGCAGGCGGACATGGTCAAGCTCGCCGTCTGA
- a CDS encoding protein kinase domain-containing protein, whose amino-acid sequence MTGGLENGSNLTGSGATPLQPDDPRRIGSLRLLGVLGAGGMGRVYLGCTQGEPERPGQYAAVKQVLPALAEDPDFLRHFGHELDNLSRLPADVSARLLASDRTARPPWFATEYIPGITLSEAVRLHEAPLPGRSLWHLLREAAAGLRAVHAAEMVHRDLKPSNVMLTTDGVVLIDFGVARAADQSRLTKTGMVVGTPAYMAPEQAVAERNLTGAADVFALASLVLYAANNRPPFGDGSGLDLLYRIVHSEPDLGALPETEPQLAAVVTSCLAKDPEDRPTAAELVALADAHLAQAAEAVEAADAEAPPTMRLGTKEPAAVSPWPPAVAERIARRVAFAAVPPRLPAEEPAVPGPAAAKEPVKEPTEPSVPGPGPAVVPPATPATAPAPARKRPRIVLLAVPVVLGAGTTLTLALAPYEISGLGSGPDDVKPTASVSAGVTPPASAGGVGSPAPSTAGSASPTGGPAQPSGGPAPGGPAPGTPGGGGSASSSGGSSSSGGSSGSGGSSSSSGGSGGGAPAPTTKPPSQPAPSGTHWLKNASDGRCMAENVNNFSGSSTITSEVCGSPGQNGTTMNYKWTYKTVSGNRFRLVSAKTGKCLESKSYAGMAIETCNGSEAQLWRVYTTTSGGRLLENMAEKRCLSMALYSRGTNVCNPGDTMQRWRDS is encoded by the coding sequence ATGACCGGGGGACTGGAAAATGGTTCTAATTTGACGGGTAGTGGCGCAACCCCTCTCCAGCCGGACGACCCGCGCCGGATCGGCTCGTTGCGGCTGCTCGGCGTACTCGGCGCCGGGGGCATGGGGCGGGTCTATCTCGGCTGCACCCAGGGCGAGCCGGAGCGGCCGGGGCAGTACGCGGCGGTCAAGCAGGTGCTGCCCGCGCTGGCCGAGGACCCCGACTTCCTGCGCCACTTCGGGCACGAGCTCGACAACCTGTCCCGGCTGCCCGCCGACGTCAGCGCCCGTCTCCTCGCGAGCGACCGCACGGCCCGGCCACCGTGGTTCGCGACCGAGTACATCCCCGGCATCACCCTGAGCGAGGCGGTACGGCTGCACGAGGCGCCGCTGCCCGGCCGGAGCCTGTGGCATCTGCTGCGCGAGGCGGCGGCGGGGCTGCGCGCGGTGCACGCGGCGGAGATGGTGCACCGCGACCTCAAGCCGTCCAACGTCATGCTGACGACCGACGGCGTGGTCCTGATCGACTTCGGCGTGGCCCGGGCCGCCGACCAGAGCCGGCTCACCAAGACCGGCATGGTCGTCGGCACGCCCGCCTACATGGCGCCCGAGCAGGCCGTCGCCGAGCGGAACCTCACGGGCGCGGCCGACGTGTTCGCGCTGGCCAGCCTGGTGCTGTACGCGGCGAACAACCGGCCGCCGTTCGGCGACGGCTCCGGGCTCGACCTGCTCTACCGCATCGTCCATTCCGAGCCCGACCTCGGCGCGCTGCCGGAGACCGAGCCGCAGCTCGCCGCCGTCGTGACGTCCTGTCTCGCGAAGGACCCGGAGGACCGGCCGACGGCCGCGGAGCTCGTCGCCCTCGCGGACGCGCACCTGGCACAGGCGGCGGAAGCGGTGGAGGCGGCCGACGCGGAGGCCCCGCCGACGATGCGGCTCGGGACGAAGGAGCCCGCCGCCGTCTCGCCCTGGCCGCCGGCCGTCGCCGAGCGGATCGCCCGGCGCGTCGCGTTCGCCGCGGTCCCGCCGCGGCTCCCGGCCGAGGAGCCGGCGGTACCCGGCCCGGCGGCGGCGAAGGAACCCGTCAAGGAACCCACGGAGCCCTCCGTACCCGGCCCGGGGCCCGCGGTCGTGCCTCCCGCCACCCCGGCCACGGCCCCGGCGCCCGCCCGCAAGCGGCCGCGCATCGTGCTCCTCGCCGTCCCCGTCGTCCTGGGCGCCGGTACGACGCTGACGCTGGCGCTCGCGCCGTACGAGATCTCCGGCCTCGGCTCGGGCCCCGACGACGTGAAGCCCACCGCGTCGGTCTCCGCCGGCGTCACGCCCCCGGCCTCGGCCGGGGGCGTCGGCTCGCCCGCCCCGTCGACGGCCGGCAGCGCGTCCCCGACCGGCGGCCCGGCGCAGCCCTCCGGCGGCCCGGCACCGGGCGGCCCCGCCCCCGGCACCCCGGGCGGCGGCGGGTCGGCGTCCTCGTCCGGCGGGTCGTCGTCCTCCGGCGGATCGAGCGGCTCGGGCGGGTCGTCCTCGTCCTCCGGCGGCTCGGGCGGCGGAGCCCCCGCCCCGACGACGAAGCCGCCGTCCCAGCCCGCGCCCTCGGGCACCCACTGGCTGAAGAACGCCTCCGACGGACGCTGCATGGCGGAGAACGTCAACAACTTCAGCGGCAGCTCGACGATCACGTCCGAGGTGTGCGGCTCCCCGGGCCAGAACGGCACCACGATGAACTACAAGTGGACCTACAAGACCGTGTCCGGCAACAGGTTCCGCCTGGTCAGCGCCAAGACCGGCAAGTGCCTGGAATCGAAGAGCTACGCCGGCATGGCGATCGAGACCTGCAACGGCTCCGAGGCGCAGCTCTGGCGGGTCTACACGACGACCTCCGGCGGCCGCCTCCTGGAGAACATGGCCGAGAAGCGCTGCCTGTCCATGGCCCTCTACAGCCGGGGCACCAACGTCTGCAATCCCGGCGACACCATGCAGCGCTGGCGCGACTCCTGA